The window gcagtgacacagggcaCACTGCAGGAGAATTTGAGTTGTCACTGCATTCACCATAACACTTCAAATCTGCTTTAGGTGCAAAATTCAGTGAAGTCACATATATACATGTTCCACTCCAGCATTTCAATGTTAATGTGTAACTTAGTCATATTCACTTCAGCAGTAGTGTAATAGATcaaagaagagagaaagcagTTTCAGGCTCCCAGTACACAAGTCTGCTGATCACAGGAACTGTACAACACAAGACTTAAACCTTACATTAAACTTCCTAACTCCACAGTCACTAAAGAACAATTCATTATGAAAAAGTATCTCATATGAAGATTAAAGTCAAGtcctgaaatactgaaaaagttGTCCCCCCTCCCCTTGCTCTTCTTTTCATTCAGTCATATTTACAATGACATTTTAATGGCTGCCTCCTAATCACAAGCAAGACACACATTACTCAAGTTTACATTCATGTGCCAAAATATAATTGGCAGTTTGAAACAAGACAGATTCTTCCCACTACATGAGCACCATCCCTTCCATTCTGTCATATGATGTATGTAGTAACCTGCAGGAACATGGGACTGGCAGTTACAAAAGGCCTAACACAGAAGTCACTGAGCATACATTGTGTCTATCTTAAAGGACCTTCCTTGGCATGGCAGTTTTAACAGCAGGACTTtaaacatcttttatttgtaATCTTTTTAGTTGAGAAAGATAGTTTTTTCCACACCCTTACCCATTCATATTCTTCTCTATAGGGCTGTACGGAAAGGATATTTTCAATCCAATCAGGGGCTGATGTTTCCTTATAGTAGATGTCATAAACATACTCATCTTCTTTGTCACTGCGTTCTTTTTTATCATCTTCAGAAACATTTAAACGCTCACGGATCATCTCTACTGCATTGCAAAGAATTGTATCTGGATCattctgctgagaaaaaaaaaagtgcgtATTTCCACTGAAGTCATGCCAAGTCTTATTTACAGCCAACAGTTTTCAGATGAAAAGAGAACTTACACATCGGaccaaggcaaagaaaaaatagGGTAGTACAAGCCTTTCCTTAGGCAGCAGCATCAGACACTGTTTCAACATTAGTGCACTTAGGATCTTCATGGAACTTTCCAACTTGCAATCTAGTTAAAGCTCCTATTCAATAGTGGAATACTTACAGTGCAAGCAAACTGCCACAGCAGTCTGCCCACACATACCACTCAACAGCGATACCAAAGTACTTCAAGCACACCGAGTTCATAGCTGACCTGTGGGTTTGCAGTGGTTACACTGGAATCTCCCGCCATCTCCTCTTCTTGTACAATATCGAACAGCTGGAATTTCCCACAGCAGTCTGAACTCTTATCGACAGCACCACTCTCCTCCGGTGAAGCATCCTGccgtgctgcagagctgtgcccatGGGGAGCAGCCTCGCCGTTCGGGGCAGGTGCAGCCGTGTCAGCGCAGTGGGGCCGGTGGCTGGAAATCACTCGGTACCGGTTCTCCTTCCTTCTCGCCTGCTTGGCACAACGCAGCTCCTGCAGGATTCGCTGAGTGCTTCCCAGAGAGGGGCGCAGGCTTTGAGCTGCCTTGTCTCGTGTGATGGCATCTTTAACATACTTCTGAACTGGTTCGttctggggaaaagaaacaaaaggaggaCGAATGGAATGATAACATCAACATAGCAAGTCATACTCCTTCCTAGAAGGGGTGAAGAACTGCAATACCAATAATCCTAACAATATTCAAGTAACTTTATTATTGCTTTAAGCAACATAATCGTAACATTCTCTTGTTACGAggggagaaaagcagaagataTAGAAGTCGTAAGACTgtttcagtttgatttttaagcAACTCTGTAGTACAAAATAACCCTCCAAACAAAGACATATGCCTTTGGAAGTGCAGTGGATCTAAATTTAGGGCGTAGTATCCTTTACAGCGTCCTAAGACCATTTCAATACAAAAGGCTGGACAGAAGACAGTAGTTGATATCTTTGTAGGCCTGAGCTTCAGCATCTCACACAGCAGAAATCCAAGCTTCACTTATTGCCTGTTGTGTGGTTTCCAAGTGAAGAACGGTCCCCAAGTATAGAAAAGCgagtgctgagcacagctcGTCCCGGGGCTCACTGTGCGCTGCGGCCCGCAGCTCTGCTCCCGCCCTGCCCCGGCTGTCACAGCGCGGGAGGAGCCGCCGCGCCCTCGGTTACCGGGACAGGACAGCGCTGCCCGGGGCCGCGCCGCTCTCCACACCACCGCATCCACAGCGGAGCCTGAAAGACCCGCCAGAGGAGCCAGAGGCGGCCGCTGCTTTCCAAACCCCTCCGGGAGCACCGGCCGGCCCACTCCGCCCCGCCCGGCCTGCCCCGGTACCTTGGAGGACACGGTGGCCACCAGCTTGAAGAGGTCGGTCTCCACGGGCTCGGCCCGGCGCCGCTTGCAGGCCAGGAGCAGCGCCTCGGCCGGCTCGGGGCCGCCGCGCTTCCGCCGCACGCGCAGCACGGCCGCGCCCGCCATGGC of the Cinclus cinclus chromosome 11, bCinCin1.1, whole genome shotgun sequence genome contains:
- the SLC7A6OS gene encoding probable RNA polymerase II nuclear localization protein SLC7A6OS → MAGAAVLRVRRKRGGPEPAEALLLACKRRRAEPVETDLFKLVATVSSKNEPVQKYVKDAITRDKAAQSLRPSLGSTQRILQELRCAKQARRKENRYRVISSHRPHCADTAAPAPNGEAAPHGHSSAARQDASPEESGAVDKSSDCCGKFQLFDIVQEEEMAGDSSVTTANPQQNDPDTILCNAVEMIRERLNVSEDDKKERSDKEDEYVYDIYYKETSAPDWIENILSVQPYREEYEWVNDDLGPEEVYEDDDDENDENNWRNDYPEEDEFLPEEEGEKDSEESFSDEDQCYRRRTWDKYRQEVLQEFGYDEIEDLGSD